In Elusimicrobiota bacterium, the genomic window GTCAATTTTTTATAGGTTCCTTTATAATATGTCTCAGCATTTATTAGCAAGCGTGTCTGATGAATCAGACCACCCTATTTCTCATTAGAGAAATGGGAAATTTGCCAAACTACAGTTAATTAATTAATTAGTTAATTTATTTATTGTGTTTTTTCAATTGGTAATAAAGTTCTTTTATACTTTGGGAAACAACTTTTGTTTTTGCAATCATTGGCATAAAATTGGTATCGCCTTGCCAGCGAGGAACAATATGAAGATGGAAATGTTTTTCTACACCTGAGCCTGCTATTTTACCGAGATTTATCCCGATATTAAAGCCCTGCGGGTTCATTTTTTTCTTAAGAAGAATTACCATTTTTTTTACCAGTTGCATAATTTCTACAATTTCACAGTTTCTTAATTTCTCAATTTTGCCAATGTGTCTATATGTTGCAACCATCAGATGTCCTGCGTTATACGGGAATTTATTTAATATCACAAACGCAGTTTTTCCACGATAAAGCACGAGGTTTTTTTTGTCTTTTTTTTCTTTTATCGCTTTACAAAAAAAGCAATCTTTCTGTTTAGAAAGAATATATTTTTTTCTCCACGGCGCAAAAATATGGCTCATATATTCAAATACTTTTTTGCTGCTTCTAAAAATTCTTTTGCATTTTGT contains:
- a CDS encoding HIT domain-containing protein translates to MSHIFAPWRKKYILSKQKDCFFCKAIKEKKDKKNLVLYRGKTAFVILNKFPYNAGHLMVATYRHIGKIEKLRNCEIVEIMQLVKKMVILLKKKMNPQGFNIGINLGKIAGSGVEKHFHLHIVPRWQGDTNFMPMIAKTKVVSQSIKELYYQLKKHNK